GGCCCTTATATTTTACTTTGACACCCGCAGACTTGCGagccaaatatatatttttactttCACTTTTAGTCCCTTGTAGCAGTCACATGGGACAAAAAGACCAAAATCGCCCTTAATATTGTCAAGGAAGGTATTTAGGTCCTGTTTAGAGAGTCTAAGATTTTTAGAAttttctggttggtagccaacTTATGAGAATTAGGAGAAGTTGGGTTTTCCAGCTTccggcttctagttcattttctaaatTCTACAACTAACAACTTCTTGTGAGGAGGAAAAGCTAGATTGTTTGGAGAAATTTTTGATTCTAGAAGAAATTATAGCTGCCAAAAgctaaacttcgatgaaaaaaaaccttaaaatcatctccaaatttaaggttgaaaaatttaaattttggttgataagcaTAAACATAAACGAAAGATGAGGCCCTTATATTTTACTTTGACACCCGCAGACTTGCGagccaaatatatatttttactttCACTTTTAGTCCCTTGTAGCAGTCACATGGGACAAAAAGACCAAAATCGCCCTTAATATTGTCAAGGAAGGTATTTAGGTCCTGTTTAGAGAGTCTAAGATTTTTAGAAttttctggttggtagccaacTTATGAGAATTAGGAGAAGTTGGGTTTTCCAGCTTccggcttctagttcattttctaaatTCTACAACTAACAATTTCTTGTGAGGAGGAAAAGCTAGATTGTTTGGAGAAATTTTTGATTCTAGAAGAAATTATAGCTGCCAAAAGCTTCCCCTGATAAACTATTAACTTGCACTGATTTTATTAGTCGGGGGACGCTTCACGTACCTGGTTTCCTGGTTTAGTGACTGGAGCCGCATGAGGACCTAAAGTAAACTTTCTTCAATCCCGTTCCGAACAAGGCCACTTCACATGCTTGCAGATCTACACATGGGCCGATATCCTAGTGGGCCTCGATGTTTCCGGCCCAACCTTTGGCCCGCGGAGCACCGGAATATGGGCCTTTCGGCCCATTTCGCCGCTCCGACGCCGATCCCGAATTACCCTTCGTCCTCGTGTGATCTCCGCCGCTTCTCTTCTCCCCCATTCCGCACGCCTCGCAAGGCgaagggaggggagagagagagaggaggggacgAGACCGCGGCGATGGTGATGCAGCAGGTGCAGGTGCTGAAGGAGGTCTCCGCCCTCCTACGAGGCAAGGTTTGGCCGTCCcgtgtctcctcctcctctttcgtcCGGTGCGTGAGAACCGATCGGATTTGATGGATTCTTTTCTTCCCGATGTGTGTTTGCAGGAGACCCCCGTGATTCTCGACCTGGAGGAATCGCTTCGGGCCAAGGTTTTTTTTCAGGAACAGGAGATTCTTGTTCTTGTTCCGGTTTTGGTGGATTGTGTGGGGGGTTTTTTTGCGTGGCTGAGTAAGATTTCTGGTGCTGTAGGGCGACATGACCCAGGGTGAGGAGGTCAAGATCTATGCAAGTAAGGTGACCGCGGTCCTGTGCAAGGCCTTCGCCACCGCGACGTCCGCTTTAGTCGGGTATCATGTTCTCGGTGTCGGTGAGCGCGCGCTCAacctgtgaatctgtgatgagaTGCCATTATTTTTGTGGTAGCTGTAAATGAGAAAATAAGTAGTATGTCTGGTGTCGGTAGGAGACACCAATTGGCACGTCGAATTCTACGTGAAGACGATAGAATTTGAGTAGACTGACCATCTAATTGTGTACAGTGGATGTCTCCTTTAGCTATTGCTAAATGATATTTTGGATTGGAATGGGTAATCTCCAGTGATGTCTTTTTCATGCAAGGTTGGGATGGATATTAAGATCATGTCTATAAATGCTGTTCATTTTGTGGTATTATGTAGGTTAGTTCATAAATTCAAGCCATCTGAACGATTTTAGTCTTGGAAATTATATGTCCAAATtgaatataaaattataaatgtGGTTAAAATTTCACCTAGAAAATGTTTGTGCTATATCAAAACTCAAAACAACAATACTAGTTGAACGTGATAATTTACTCTCTTTGAAGAAAACAGTAGCATTTTCACTTTCTAAATAATCATTCTGTCTGATGAACAGTTTATCTAACTGAAATGGAAGAAATTCTACTGTTCCTTTGTTCTAGCCAAGCCAATTTATCAGTACTGTCATTTATCCAAACATCTTCCATAAGTTCTGCACCAGACGTGGtgttgtttttattattatcaATTATGTTTTTCACGGTGATAATGATGGGGTTATATGTCTATCTAAATGTGTATGAAGCATTCTGGCTTAGTTTATGACATATTTCAGCTTTGTATTAATATTTGGGTTCACTGGGTGTTGAACATATGCTGTGTAGTCATGTTTTTCTAACAGTTTAGTTTGAATAGAATCAATTTCATAAAAATTAAAGTTGAAAAAGTTTGAATAGAATCAATTTCATAAAAATTAAAGTTGAAAAACTATCATTATTGAGTACCCTTGCAGTTGAAGGGCTTGCTTTAGGTACAAAACACATGATTCCTTACCTATATTCTGTTGTGCAGGAGCAAAATTATTAGGCAATCCACCTCTTCCTCGGATACCAAGAATTGGCATGGCTGCTGGTAAATCTCAAGGCCTTTTTTGGATCTTGTAGTGACTCTTGTTTATACATTTAAACTTGCAATATATTGTAAAATCAACTCAGAATGAACCTTGGTCACAACCTACAAAAATATTTGATGGATCGActcttttttatttgtattaTGTTCTATTTTTATATTCTCCGTTGTTAATGCTTATTTACTGGTGTCATGTTCCAGGCAGTGCATGGATTGTTGGAAAGTTTGCATATTATACCGCCTTGCAAGCAAGTCCTATTTTCATTTTGGAAGGTGGAGAAGAGCGCATGAAGATGGAGCTAGCTAACATGTATGTGCTGtgaaataaatcaaataatatgaTTTGATAGTGTATCAGGTGCTCCAACTAACTACTTGTTTCATTAACAGAATACTTACTAAGCATAATGATGAAAAGACACTGGTTGAAGCTGTAAAACAACACTTCTTTGCTGAGCATCTGTTTAGTGATCAGTATCAAGATATGCCACTTTTCAGGTGGCGTCTACGCCATACTTATGTTGACAGCACTTTTATGGAAAGGGTGAAGGAGATCGAAGTTAAGAACTCAAGTAATGGGTCTGGTTCAATTTCTGGACACAGAACTACAAACACTGTAAGTTGTGTCCAGAATCCAAATTTTCGTAACTCCCTGCAAGATGATTAAACTTTTTTCATGTCTATGTTTGCAGAGATCATTTGGAGACCTCATGGAGGATCCACTGGCTTGTATACTTGGTTCTCCAGACGGCGACATAGAAAACAAGAAGTCTGCGGAGAACACGGGTACTATTGTGAAGAGAAGGGAGGTGCGAGCTCATAGAAGAAGTCACCGGCATCATCATCGACACACTGACAAAGTTTCTGCCCAATGATTTGCGATACATATATCAGAGACTGAGAGGTGTGAAATTGTGAATGCTGGTAGGATTATCCATCGGACTTCCAGTCGCAGGCAACCGATAGGAGTAGGTTTTCTGGGATGAATATCAGCGTCCACGAGCAAAATGAATTTCATAGGGATGTTTGATGTTTCTGCCATGTCTGGGAAGTTTCTGTTTGGCGCATTTTAGCGTTCAACTTCTCCAAAAACATGTGTATATGGGGTTGCAATTTGATCGTTGCAAATTGCCTGAAACCTAATGTGCCCGTCTGCAGTTCTGCGCTGGTGCATTTACGCATTACAGCCTTCTAGTTCAACTGAAGCATGTGTTTACCTTTGTTCTTTTCCTGGTTGAAAAATGCTTCATGCTGGATGGGTCGATATAAAACTGTTCAAGAAATTGCCCCTGTGATTACCATGGGACAGTGAGGGCAAGGTGTTGATTAAACATGAACATCTGAAACTTGGACATGCAGCATGATGCTATACTCTGAGAAGGCGATAAAATACGAGCGCTTTTCGGCCTGCTGTAAATGAACGATATGAGTAAATTGTATTGGTGGTACATAAACTTGTTAGTTGGGTGTAATTTAGtacataaacttgtaaaatgcttgtTTCAGTACACGAACGAACTTATCTAGTTAGTGCAAACGAAGATAAAAATAACTTGGCAATGTTAATTTTACGAAGCTGATGTTGATTAAGATATGACGTGCATACGTGTAGTAAATATGCATAAGACatgcaatatttataaatttggtctctAGTTTTATCTTTCATCATGGAAAAGATGAATTTGGTATATTTCTAACCCTTATATCATTGCTTggttttttaatctttttctacTATCGCTATATCCTACTCTATTTTTTATTGAAGAGGTGTATGTCTAATAGCAATCTTCTCAGATATATGTTTACATAATATCCTAATCAGCCCTAAATCAATAAGATTAGCCATATTTTATTGAAGAGGTGTATATCTAATAGCAACCTTCTCTCAGATATATATTTACATAGTATCCTAATCGGCCTCTGAATCAATAAGATTAGCCATGTAGTGTCCTTTTCGCCTTCCTCCGCACGCACTAGACAAGTTCATATACCAAAgtgagcattttacaagttcataTACTAGATTGCACTAtctgacaagttcgtgtaccgaCGATTCAATTTACTCCAAGGATATACTAGCAACATCTATTTCTCAAACATAGCCGCCACCAATCAGGCACGCGATATGCACAATATTCCAGACTATTAACTTCTTTATAAGATAAACTCGTCCATACAGTTACacatttttcttctttcatttttttttttggggattcTCCACAGTTCAGACGACACAATGGGGATGGGGGGcacatgaaaaagaaaaaggaaacaggTGACATTTGATTTTCTTCTCCGACTGTTTATCTGATCGACCTATACTGTACACATACTCCGCTGCCAAGCCTTTTTATCTTGCAACAGCAGGATGACTGCTATCTGGACAGGAACTGGGGCTCTAAACCAAGCCATGCCTTTGCAGACTATTGAGCCCAAATGTAACGGCAAAATCACAATTGCTCTTTATTCACAGTTGCTGTATGACGACCTCATGGGTAGAGTTTCACCGGTATAACGATATTTCTTGCGGTACATAGGAGCCCGCTGTCTCCTGATGACAAGGGATTACTAGCCTTTGCAATGTATTCAGATAGCTAGTTAGCTGGCTAAAAGAAGGGCGCAAGTTTGGATCCCTGAAAGTGAAAATGGTAACAGAGATAAATCATGTATTAGTACAACTGCAATGTAAAGTTAACAACAAAGAATAGAAGGCTTCATATCCCTCCTAACCAAAACACTTAAATAAGCCTTCAtgtctttttttaataaaaactcACTTCTGCCAGCAGTCCTGTATAATAGATGCAACTAGAGGATCAACCTCCATGGGGATATCAAGCCGTCTATCCTGGAAACCAACTGCACCCACAACTTGCATGGGGTTCATGCCACTCCATGGCATTTGTAGTGTTGCTAGTTCCCATAAGATGACACCAAAGCTGTAAACATCACACCTGCAAAACTCTCAACGACGATTAGCTGCAGTTGTCAATGTGTTGTCTAGTGTGCCAACAGAAATAAAGGCCGGAGAGAAATTCAACTTGAATTCTTCAGAGAGAATAAGATAATGCCAATGGAgtcttttctctaaaaaaagaTGATGCCAATGCATAGGACAGATGTGATCTCTACAAGACAATATAAGGTGTTTTGTAATTGATATTTAGTAATGGTTTTTACTATGTGCAGCAGGAATAGAATCATGTGCCGCAGTCACACCATTCAATGGCACCCTCAGCCATCTGGATAGAGGGTTCAGTCAGTATGAAAAAATGGAGCACAATCATGTTGCATGACATTTCAAATTCATCACCCTCCTTGGCATTGACATGACAGGCACCAGGGATGAAGTAAATGAATTTCAGAACATTCCATGGTAGATGTAATTAaactaaaaattcaaattgttgtcATTCTTATTAGCAGCTCCGCATAATCCACAAAGCCTGCCATATTACATTTCTATCCAGTTTGTATTATGTATAGGTTGCCAATATCCTATTTCAATTTCAATGAAAATGAATGACATAGATGGTACGGGTTCTAGAAGCTAGGATAAGTCACACgaagctaaaaaaaatataatcaattaTCAATTAACCACAAAATGCTCCACATAGAGACATCGCAGAATAGATTATATTCAATTAAGCCTAACTTCTGTGATGGCTTATCTACTCGGACAAGGTATCTTATCCATATAGGTCAAATAACTGCTTGCATTAGTCTATAGAATAAACCTCATTAGGTAGAGAGTGAAATTTAAGCTCGGCTAAACATGTATGAAGTACAGGAAATTTGTTACAGTAAATCCTAAGCAGAaaaatattccctccatccaaaaatataacaGCTTCTAGCATTTAAAATTTGTCATAAAACATAACTTCTCCATCTAGATTCACTTCTCAACCAATAACAACATTTTATCTTTTAATTTCTCCACCTACTTCCTCTTTTCAATTAATCGCAACATTCCCCTATTTAATTTCACCTATTTTCTTAATACCGGTGTCCAACcccaaaacttcttatattttgggatggaggtagtagcaaATAAAAACAATTGAAAATGGTGTTAAAAATCACTTACTTCTCATTTGACTGCTCATTCCTTAATACCTCTGGTGCCATCCACTCAGGCTGTTAAGAGGGGGAAGCCATAAATTTTAAGACAGGGTACATGAAGCTTTCGACAACTTTAAGAGGAAAGAATCATTCTAGTCGGAATGCCAATTA
Above is a window of Oryza sativa Japonica Group chromosome 10, ASM3414082v1 DNA encoding:
- the LOC4348693 gene encoding uncharacterized protein, with the protein product MVMQQVQVLKEVSALLRGKETPVILDLEESLRAKGDMTQGEEVKIYASKVTAVLCKAFATATSALVGYHVLGVGAKLLGNPPLPRIPRIGMAAGSAWIVGKFAYYTALQASPIFILEGGEERMKMELANIILTKHNDEKTLVEAVKQHFFAEHLFSDQYQDMPLFRWRLRHTYVDSTFMERVKEIEVKNSSNGSGSISGHRTTNTRSFGDLMEDPLACILGSPDGDIENKKSAENTGTIVKRREVRAHRRSHRHHHRHTDKVSAQ